From one Salvelinus sp. IW2-2015 linkage group LG11, ASM291031v2, whole genome shotgun sequence genomic stretch:
- the LOC111970215 gene encoding LOW QUALITY PROTEIN: advillin-like (The sequence of the model RefSeq protein was modified relative to this genomic sequence to represent the inferred CDS: inserted 1 base in 1 codon), which produces MEYTFRAVTHNPGIIIWRIEKMELVQVPEKSHGNFYEGDCYILLSTQKVGSSLSYDIXYWIGSQSSQDEQGAAAVYTIQLDEFLGSGPIQHRRGPEHESDAFRGYFNKGYKKGGVASGMKHIETNSYDIQRLLHVKGKKRVSAMEVEMSWKSFNLGDVFLLDSGKTIIQWNGPESNRQERLKGMLLAKDIRDRERGGRMEIGVIEGEAEANSSKLMDILTSILGQRTSKLPSGTPDEIADQQQKAQLTLYHVSDAEGQMKVIEVATRPLVQDMLNHDDCYFLDQGGVKIFVWKGKRANKAERQAAMSRALEFIKLKNYPTTTNVETVNDGAESALFKQLFQSWSVKDQTVGLGKTHNVGRVANITQEKFDATRMHVMPDVAAQERMVDDGTGQVQVWRIEYLELVPVESQWHGFFYGGDCYLVLYTYEVHNKLNYLLYMWQGRHASQDEIAASAFQAVALDQKYGDQPVQVRITMGKEPRHFMAMFKGKMVIFEGGTSRKGTSDPEPPIRLFQVRGSEASNTKAIEVPALAASLNSNDVFLLRSQSGIHLWCGKGSSGDERAMAKEVSSVIGQHSTAEEIVAEGQEPVEFWDLLGGKAPYANDKRLQQAALDHQQRLFECSNKTGRFIVTEVTQFTQDDLSEDDVMLLDTWDQVFLWVGNEANELERKEAVVTSQEYLRTHPGSRDPDTPIILIKQGYEPPTFTGWFTAWDPSKWSGGKTYEELKKELGEVTFLVRITNEQNGVETKKNFQSYPPKDLINKLANELPKGVEPTQKEKHLSDSDFSAIFGMSKNLFASLPLWKQLSIKKSKGLF; this is translated from the exons ACCCAGAAAGTGGGTAGCTCTCTGTCCTATGACA CCTACTGGATCGGCTCCCAGTCCAGTCAGGATGAACAGGGTGCAGCCGCAGTCTACACCATCCAGCTGGATGAGTTCCTGGGATCAGGGCCCATCCAGCACCGGCGAGGCCCAGAACATGAGTCGGATGCCTTCCGGGGATACTTCAACAAGGG ctATAAGAAGGGTGGGGTGGCATCAGGAATGAAACACATAGAGACCAACAGTTATGACATCCAGAGACTGCTGCATGTGAAAGGGAAGAAAAGGGTCAGCGCCATGGAG gtagagatgAGCTGGAAAAGCTTCAATCTTGGGGATGTCTTTCTGTTGGACTCTGGTAAAACCATCATTCAGTGGAATGGACCAGAGAGCAACAGACAGGAGAGGCTCAAG GGCATGCTGCTGGCTAAAGACATTCGGGACAGGGAGCGAGGGGGTCGGATGGAGATAGGGGTGATAGAGGGGGAAGCAGAGGCAAATTCCTCTAAACTGATGGACATCCTGACTAGCATCCTGGGGCAACGGACCTCCAAGCTGCCCAGTGGAACGCCTGATGAAATAGCTGACCAACAACAGAAAGCGCAGCTTACTCTGTACCA TGTGTCTGATGCTGAGGGCCAGATGAAAGTCATAGAAGTTGCCACTAGGCCACTGGTTCAGGACATGTTAAATCATGAT GACTGTTATTTCCTAGACCAGGGAGGGGTGAAGATCTTTGTGTGGAAGGGGAAGCGAGCCAACAAGGCCGAGAGACAGGCTGCCATGTCCAGAGCTTTG GAGTTCATTAAGCTGAAGAactaccccaccaccaccaacgtGGAGACAGTGAATGACGGGGCAGAGTCTGCCCTCTTTAAGCAGCTGTTCCAGAGCTGGAGTGTGAAGGACCAGACTGTAGGCCTGGGCAAAACACACAATGTGGGGAGAGTgg CCAACATCACTCAGGAGAAGTTTGATGCCACACGGATGCATGTGATGCCAGATGTAGCAGCACAGGAGCGCATGGTGGATGATGGCACTGGCCAAGTGCAG GTGTGGCGTATCGAGTACCTGGAGCTGGTCCCAGTGGAATCCCAGTGGCATGGCTTCTTCTATGGAGGAGACTGCTACTTGGTCCTCTACACTTATGAGGTCCACAACAAACTCAACTACCTCCTTTACATGTGGCAG GGGCGTCATGCCTCTCAGGATGAGATAGCGGCATCTGCCTTCCAGGCCGTGGCCCTGGATCAAAAGTATGGTGACCAGCCTGTACAAGTAAGGATCACCATGGGCAAGGAACCCAGACACTTCATGGCCATGTTCAAGGGTAAAATGGTTATATTTGAG GGTGGTACCTCCAGAAAAGGAACATCTGACCCAGAGCCACCCATCAGATTGTTCCAGGTCCGCGGTTCTGAAGCCTCCAACACCAAAGCCATCGAGGTGCCGGCCCTGGCAGCCTCGCTCAACTCAAACGATGTCTTTCTGCTGAGGAGCCAGTCCGGGATTCACCTGTGGTGTGGCAAG GGATCAAGTGGGGATGAGAGAGCCATGGCGAAGGAGGTCAGTTCTGTAATTGGACAGCACTCAACTGCTGAGGAGATCGTGGCGGAGGGTCAGGAGCCTGTTGAATTCTGGGATTTACTTGGAGGGAAGGCCCCTTATGCCAACGACAAGAG ACTACAGCAGGCTGCTCTGGATCATCAGCAGCGTCTCTTTGAATGCTCCAATAAGACTGGTCGTTTCATCGTTACCGAGGTGACCCAGTTCACACAGGATGACCTCAGCGAGGATGATGTTATGCTGCTAGACACGTGGGACCAG gttttcctctgggtAGGGAATGAGGCCAATGAGTTGGAGAGGAAGGAGGCTGTGGTCACCAGTCAGGAGTACCTGCGAACCCACCCAGGGTCCCGGGACCCTGACACCCCCATCATCCTCATCAAGCAAGGGTACGAACCCCCCACCTTCACCGGCTGGTTCACCGCCTGGGACCCCTCCAAATGGAGC gGAGGGAAGACTTACGAAGAGCTGAAGAAAGAGTTGGGGGAGGTGACATTCCTCGTAAGGATCACAAAT GAGCAGAATGGTGTTGAGACCAAGAAGAACTTCCAGTCTTACCCACCAAAGGACCTGATCAACAAACTAGCCAATGAGCTGCCTAAGGGTGTCGAACCCACCCAAAAGGAG AAACATCTCTCAGACTCAGACTTCAGTGCCATATTTggaatgtctaaaaacctgtttgccaGCCTGCCTCTATGGAAGCAGCTGAGCATTAAAAAAAGCAAAGGCTTATTTTAA
- the LOC111970214 gene encoding probable Bax inhibitor 1 isoform X3: MFVAAAGAYVHVITRLFQGGLLTILGSLAMMVWLTMTPHCPQTEKKRLAILSGFAFFTGVGLGPTMDYIISINPSIIVTAFLGTSIIFVCFTLSALYAQRRSFLFLWGTLTSGLSILLLVSFLNMFLGSVMLFKAHIYLGLAIMCGFVLFDTQLIIEKAEMGDKDYIWHSVDLFLDFVTIFRKLMVILAMNEKQDNKKKK, translated from the exons ATGTTTGTGGCTGCAGCTGGAGCCTACGTCCACGTCATCACCAGACTATTCCAG GGTGGGCTGTTAACCATACTGGGCTCCCTGGCCATGATGGTCTGGCTGACGATGACCCCCCACTGCCCTCAGACGGAGAAGAAGAGACTGGCCATCCTCTCTGGCTTTGCCTTCTTCACag GTGTTGGTTTGGGCCCAACCATGGATTACATAATCTCTATTAACCCTAG CATCATAGTTACAGCCTTCCTGGGGACCTCCATCATCTTTGTGTGCTTCACACTGAGTGCTCTCTACGCCCAGCGTAGGAGCTTCCTCTTCCTCTGGG GTACTCTGACGTCCGGATTGTCCATCCTGCTCCTGGTCTCTTTCCTCAACATGTTCCTGGGGTCTGTCATGTTGTTCAAG gcTCACATATACCTTGGCCTGGCCATCATGTGTGGATTTGTGTTGTTTGACACTCAACTCATCATTGAGAAGGCTGAGATGGGAGACAAAGACTACATCTG GCACTCTGTGGATCTCTTCTTGGACTTTGTGACTATCTTCAGGAAGCTAATGGTTATTCTGGCCATGAATGAGAAG CAGGACAACAAGAAGAAGAAGTAA
- the LOC111970214 gene encoding probable Bax inhibitor 1 isoform X1, translating to MDRVQPSPDKMNIFDRNIHFDSLFKFSQISRSTQLHLKNVYSSLALCMFVAAAGAYVHVITRLFQGGLLTILGSLAMMVWLTMTPHCPQTEKKRLAILSGFAFFTGVGLGPTMDYIISINPSIIVTAFLGTSIIFVCFTLSALYAQRRSFLFLWGTLTSGLSILLLVSFLNMFLGSVMLFKAHIYLGLAIMCGFVLFDTQLIIEKAEMGDKDYIWHSVDLFLDFVTIFRKLMVILAMNEKQDNKKKK from the exons ATGGACAGGGTCCAACCAAGTCCAGACAAGATGAACATTTTTGATCGGAATATACATTTTGATTCCCTTTTTAAATTTTCCCAAAT cTCCCGCTCCACTCAGCTGCACCTGAAGAATGTCTACTCCAGCCTTGCCCTGTGCATGTTTGTGGCTGCAGCTGGAGCCTACGTCCACGTCATCACCAGACTATTCCAG GGTGGGCTGTTAACCATACTGGGCTCCCTGGCCATGATGGTCTGGCTGACGATGACCCCCCACTGCCCTCAGACGGAGAAGAAGAGACTGGCCATCCTCTCTGGCTTTGCCTTCTTCACag GTGTTGGTTTGGGCCCAACCATGGATTACATAATCTCTATTAACCCTAG CATCATAGTTACAGCCTTCCTGGGGACCTCCATCATCTTTGTGTGCTTCACACTGAGTGCTCTCTACGCCCAGCGTAGGAGCTTCCTCTTCCTCTGGG GTACTCTGACGTCCGGATTGTCCATCCTGCTCCTGGTCTCTTTCCTCAACATGTTCCTGGGGTCTGTCATGTTGTTCAAG gcTCACATATACCTTGGCCTGGCCATCATGTGTGGATTTGTGTTGTTTGACACTCAACTCATCATTGAGAAGGCTGAGATGGGAGACAAAGACTACATCTG GCACTCTGTGGATCTCTTCTTGGACTTTGTGACTATCTTCAGGAAGCTAATGGTTATTCTGGCCATGAATGAGAAG CAGGACAACAAGAAGAAGAAGTAA
- the LOC111970214 gene encoding probable Bax inhibitor 1 isoform X2, with product MDRVQPSPDKMNIFDRNIHFDSLFKFSQISRSTQLHLKNVYSSLALCMFVAAAGAYVHVITRLFQGGLLTILGSLAMMVWLTMTPHCPQTEKKRLAILSGFAFFTGVGLGPTMDYIISINPSIIVTAFLGTSIIFVCFTLSALYAQRRSFLFLWGTLTSGLSILLLVSFLNMFLGSVMLFKAHIYLGLAIMCGFVLFDTQLIIEKAEMGDKDYIWHSVDLFLDFVTIFRKLMVILAMNEKDNKKKK from the exons ATGGACAGGGTCCAACCAAGTCCAGACAAGATGAACATTTTTGATCGGAATATACATTTTGATTCCCTTTTTAAATTTTCCCAAAT cTCCCGCTCCACTCAGCTGCACCTGAAGAATGTCTACTCCAGCCTTGCCCTGTGCATGTTTGTGGCTGCAGCTGGAGCCTACGTCCACGTCATCACCAGACTATTCCAG GGTGGGCTGTTAACCATACTGGGCTCCCTGGCCATGATGGTCTGGCTGACGATGACCCCCCACTGCCCTCAGACGGAGAAGAAGAGACTGGCCATCCTCTCTGGCTTTGCCTTCTTCACag GTGTTGGTTTGGGCCCAACCATGGATTACATAATCTCTATTAACCCTAG CATCATAGTTACAGCCTTCCTGGGGACCTCCATCATCTTTGTGTGCTTCACACTGAGTGCTCTCTACGCCCAGCGTAGGAGCTTCCTCTTCCTCTGGG GTACTCTGACGTCCGGATTGTCCATCCTGCTCCTGGTCTCTTTCCTCAACATGTTCCTGGGGTCTGTCATGTTGTTCAAG gcTCACATATACCTTGGCCTGGCCATCATGTGTGGATTTGTGTTGTTTGACACTCAACTCATCATTGAGAAGGCTGAGATGGGAGACAAAGACTACATCTG GCACTCTGTGGATCTCTTCTTGGACTTTGTGACTATCTTCAGGAAGCTAATGGTTATTCTGGCCATGAATGAGAAG GACAACAAGAAGAAGAAGTAA